The following coding sequences are from one Aliarcobacter skirrowii CCUG 10374 window:
- the maf gene encoding septum formation inhibitor Maf, with amino-acid sequence MIRLGSNSPTRAKILKDFKIDFIQSGGSFDEDSITTSNPKEFCYAATKRKFDELYNRYGIEIPLLVADSVVTCEGKLLRKAKDYEDAKNMLELQSGNKTSVITCMIYKSKSIELIDISITSYEFKKFEEDDLLNYLKSGECFGKAGAIMVEGFCKPYIKKVSGLETTAMGLSIEKLIPFLKL; translated from the coding sequence TTGATAAGACTTGGTTCAAATTCGCCAACAAGAGCAAAGATACTAAAAGATTTTAAGATTGATTTTATACAAAGTGGTGGAAGTTTTGATGAGGATAGTATAACAACTTCAAATCCTAAAGAGTTTTGCTATGCTGCTACAAAGAGAAAATTTGATGAGTTGTATAATAGATATGGGATTGAAATACCACTTTTGGTTGCTGATAGTGTAGTAACTTGTGAAGGTAAACTTTTAAGAAAAGCAAAAGATTATGAAGATGCAAAAAATATGCTAGAACTTCAAAGTGGAAATAAAACTTCTGTAATTACTTGTATGATTTATAAATCAAAATCTATTGAGTTAATTGATATATCTATTACAAGTTATGAGTTTAAAAAATTTGAAGAAGATGATCTTTTAAACTATTTAAAAAGTGGTGAGTGCTTTGGAAAAGCAGGAGCAATTATGGTTGAAGGTTTTTGCAAACCTTATATAAAAAAGGTATCTGGTCTTGAAACTACAGCTATGGGACTTAGCATTGAAAAATTAATACCTTTTTTAAAATTATAA